Part of the Aquimarina sp. TRL1 genome, CACTAAAAAAAGAAGTAAATCTTTATTATCATCCGGATTAAATGAGCCTGATTATCAATTCGAATTTGGAGATCTTCAAAATTTCGAAAATGAAATCCAGCGAATTAAAACAGAAAACGGATTATCGACTCAAGTAATTTACGACACCGAAAGCAATGTATGGGGAGACATTTTAGTAACACTACTTCCCTTTGCACTTATCATTGGAGTATGGGTATTTATCATGCGTAGAATGAGTGGTGGTGCTGGAGGAGGTGCCGGAGGGCAGATTTTCAATATTGGAAAATCAAAAGCAAAACTTTTTGATCAAAATACAGATGTCAAAGTTTCTTTTGAGAATGTAGCCGGACTAGAAGGTGCTAAAGAAGAAGTACAAGAAATCGTAGATTTTCTTAAAAACCCTGAAAAATACACCTCATTAGGAGGTAAAATCCCTAAGGGGGCTCTTCTTGTAGGTCCTCCAGGAACCGGAAAAACCTTATTAGCAAAAGCAGTAGCAGGAGAAGCCAAAGTACCTTTCTTCTCTCTTTCAGGATCTGATTTTGTAGAAATGTTTGTGGGAGTTGGAGCCTCTCGTGTTAGAGACCTTTTCAAACAAGCCAAGGAAAAATCCCCAGCCATAATATTTATCGATGAGATTGATGCCATTGGTAGGGCTCGTGGAAAAAGTAATTTCTCCGGATCAAATGACGAACGAGAAAACACCCTGAATCAGCTCCTAACTGAAATGGACGGTTTTGGCACGAATACCAATGTAATTGTAATTGCTGCTACTAACAGAGCTGATGTATTAGACAAAGCCCTGATGAGAGCTGGACGTTTTGACAGACAAATATTTGTAGACCTGCCTGATATCAGAGAACGAAAAGAAATTTTCGAAGTTCACCTAAAACCTTTAAAAAAGGTAGAAAATGAATTAGATACCGATTTCATGGCCAAGCAGACCCCTGGATTCTCAGGAGCTGATATTGCTAATGTTTGTAATGAAGCAGCACTTATTGCTGCCAGAAAAGGAAACACAGCCGTAGGAAAACAAGATTTCTTAGATGCTGTGGACAGAATTGTTGGTGGTCTAGAAAAGAAAAACAAAATCATTACCCCAGAGGAGAAAAAAGCCATTGCTTTTCACGAAGCAGGTCATGCCACTGTTAGCTGGATGTTAGAACATGCTGCTCCCCTGGTAAAAGTAACTATTGTACCTAGAGGACAATCATTAGGAGCTGCCTGGTACTTACCAGAAGAACGTCTTATTGTACGACCAGGTCAAATGCTGGATGAGATGTGCGCAACACTGGGAGGACGTGCTGCAGAAAAAGTCATCTTTAATAAGATATCTACCGGAGCATTAAGCGACCTGGAAAAAGTAACCAAACAAGCAAGAGCAATGGTTACTATATATGGACTAAATGATAAGATAGGAAATATCACCTATTACGATTCTTCGGGTCAAAATGAATACGGATTTACTAAACCTTATAGCGAACAGACCAGTGAGCTTATCGATAAAGAAATCTCCAATATCATTGAAGAACAGTATCAACGTGCAATAAAACTGTTAGAAGAACACAAAGACAAGCTAACAGAATTAGCAGAAGTACTACTAGAAAAAGAAGTAATTTTTAAAGATAACCTGGAAGAAATCTTCGGAAAACGCCCTTTCGAAAAGGAAAAAGAAGAAACAACTGAAGACCCTTCATAGAAGTTTTTACTTGTTTTATCGTTTTAATTAAAAAAATCTTAACCTAACAAGAATATTAGGTTAAGATTTTTTTATCTTTGAACGTTTTGTAAAATCAAAGTAAGCAACCCCAATAAAAATGAGTCTATTTAGAAGATTATTTTCCTCAAAATCTAAATCAGACCAGAAGAAGAAAGATCAGCAAATTGATGATCGCAGTAAATATATGCCCGAAATCGACCTACCTGTAGATGAGAGCTTTATGCTTAATTTCAGGAAGAATGGAGGTAAGTTTCTTTATTGCGATAATGAAAATGAGATTCTGGATTCTTTTGACAATATCCTATTAGAGAATGATTGGTATGAAAAAAAAGTATTTTGTATAGAAAAAGGATTGGAACAAAAATTTTCAGGGTATAATTTAGAATTTACAAAAAACACCTCATCCTCTTTTTTCCTAGCTACTTGCGAATACTTGATTGCCGACACTGGTGCTATCCTGTTTTCTTCCAATCAGCTCGGAGAAAAGAAAATAACCGAACTTCCTGACAATTTTGTTATCCTTGCCGGAACAAGCCAGCTTGTACAAAATATAGGCGAAGGATTAAAAGGAATAAAAGAAAAAAACAAGAATGCCATACCAACCAATATCACTACCATCAAAAACTTTGAAACCCAAAAAGAAAAAGACTTCTTAAGCTACGGAAGTACATCAAAAAATCTATATTTGCTCCTGCTGGAAGACTTATAACATGAAGGAAATAATAACAAGGTCTTTATCTGGGTTTTTGTATATCCTTATATTGCTCCTATCCATTTTTATCTCTAGATACACCTTTATAGGCGTATTTTTTATTTTTGGAATTTTAAGCTTATACGAATTCCAGAAACTGATTCGCTATAATAAAATATGGCTCTATTTCCTATTTGCTTTTTTAATGTTGCTATTCAACAGCATTACCCTTCCTGATTATGTAGTACTCACTATACTATTACTGACAATAGCTACTGAAATTTTATTGATCAGGGACTTAATAAGCATACGGATTATTCCGATGTTCGAAAAAAAGAAATACCTAACAAGTATATTTTATCTAATAACCTCAATTATATTTTTAACCCAAATACCAATCTATAACAACAAGTATGAACCCATGATTATGGCGGGCTCTTTCTTTTTGATCTGGACCAATGATACATTCGCATATTTAGTCGGTAAAAACTTTGGAAAACACAAATTACTGGAACGCATTTCCCCTAAAAAAACAATAGAAGGTTTTATTGGTGGGCTTGTCTTCTCTCTACTGGCAGGATATTTAATTGCTACCTTTACAGAAACATTATCAACCGGAATTTGGTTGATTATAAGTGTAATTATGAGTATTTTTGGTTCTCTTGGAGATCTGATTCAGTCTAAGTTCAAAAGACAGGCTGGAGTAAAAGACAGCGGAGCAATTATGCCGGGACATGGAGGGATGTTTGATCGTCTGGACAGCATTATATTCGCCAGTCCTTTTTTATACTTGTTTTTACAAATTCTAAATTATGTTTCATAAAGAAGGCTATAAAATCATATCCATATCAATTGTCTTATTCTTAGGAATTAATCTTGCATCATATGTAGCATTACAAATAAGAGAATGGCAAGTAGCGATCCTGATTGTTACATTGATATTTTTATTTCTAATTCTTCAATTTTTTAGAAATCCAAAAAGAACAACAAAAGTAAATGACCTTTCTGTCGTATCTCCTGTTGATGGAAAAGTAGTTGTTATCGAAGAAGTTTTTGAAAAAGAGTATTTTCAGGAAAAAAGACTTCAAGTCTCTGTTTTTATGTCGCCAATCAATGTTCATGTTACCCGACACCCTATTAACGGAGACGTTTTATTCAGCAAGTATCATCCAGGAAAATACTTAGTTGCATGGCACCCTAAAGCTTCTGAAGAAAATGAGCGAACTACAGTGGTTGTAAAAAACGATCATATTGATGTTTTATATCGTCAGATTGCCGGAGCACTAGCCAAACGTATTGTCAACTATGCTGTAGAAGGAGAAAAAGTCACACAAGGTAGCGACAGTGGTTTCATTAAATTTGGCTCCAGAGTAGATTTATATCTGCCCATAGGCACCAAACTCAATGTATCACTCAATGAAAAAGTAAGAGGGGGCGAGAGTATTATCGCTAGTTTATAATTTATATGACGGAAGAAGAGAAAATAGATATTGAATTCAAAGAAGCATTCAGAAGGGCATCAAACACAAAAATACAATTACCGCCTGATATCATGCTTCACTTTTATGCATATTACAAACAAGCAAGCTTATCACAGGGCATGGGCATGCACTCCCCTTCTGGTAACAGCGAACTGAGAAATGCCTTTAAATTAAATGCGTTATTTCAGGTAAAACACCTCAGCGTAAAAGAAGCAAAATTAAAATATATAGAATTAGTCAATAAATACATCATTGACTGATTTAAAAGCATAAAAAAAGAGACTGAATACAACACACTTCAGTCTCTTACAATCAATCAATTTGTCGAAGACATACTAAAAAAAGTATTTGAAAACAAAGATTATCCCGAGAGCTATTAAAGCTTCTCGTATAGATTTTCTTATTTTATCCTAATAATGTTTTAACCAAAAAAACTGGCGTAAAAGATTATAAATCTTTATAAAACATTCTGTTACAAATATACAACCCACCCTATCTTACAATAGAATTTTTGCTGTTATATATTGGTTAAATTCCCAGTCAAGCTTTAACATTTTTTAAACAAAAAAGTTCGAAAAGCAACTACTTTCCGAACTTTATATAATCATCTTATGTTACTCTATTAGCTCTTTAGGCTAGCTAAACTCGATTTCAGTGTTTCTATTTTAGCTTCTGCATCCGCCTGTTTCTTACGCTCAACTTCAATTACTTTTTCAGGTGCATTATTAACGAATCGTTCATTCTGTAACTTCTTTTGTACAGATTTCAAAAACCCTTCAGTATACGCCAATTCTTCGCTCAACTTCTTTATTTCTTCATCTACATTAATCGCTCCTGACATGGGTACAAAATACTCATTAGATTTTACTCGGAAAGAAAGTGCTTTCTCTACCTTATCATCTACATAAGATATCGCAGAAATATTCCCCAGTTTAGCAATAACCGCATCAAATGCCGTACTAAACTTCTCATGATTCAATACTGACATCTCAATCTGCTCTTTAAAAGAAATATTCTTTTCCTTTCTTATTGTCCGAATTTCTGACACTACAGCTGCTGCGATTTCAAATTGCGCAATCAATTCCTTATTAACAGCCCTTTCTTTAGGCCATTCTGCTATAATTAACGCCTCTTCTTTGGTTCTATCCGAGATTTGATGCCATAATTCTTCTGAAATAAATGGCACGAATGGGTGAAGTATTTTTAGGTTTTCCTCTAACACTGCAATAACTTCCTTATATGTTTTCCCGTCGATTGGACTACCATATGCCGGTTTAATCATTTCCAGTAACCAACTACAGAAATCATCCCATACTAACTTATACGTAGTCATCAGCGCATCACTGATACGATACTTAGCATAACTATCCTCTAATTCCCTTAAGGCTTGCTGGAATCTGGAACGATACCACTCAAGTGCTATTCCTGAAGCTTCTGGCTGAGGAATCGTTTCATCTACCTCCCATCCTTTTATCAACCTAAAAGCATTCCATATTTTATTTACAAAACCACTTCCCTGCTTACACAGCTCTTCATCAAACATCAGGTCATTTCCTGCCGGAGAACTCAATAACATCCCTACACGAATACCATCTGCTCCATAACGATCAATCAAATCTAACGGATCCGGAGAATTCCCTAAGGATTTAGACATTTTACGTCTCTTCTTATCCCTAACAATCCCAGTCAGGTAAACATTGGTAAATGGTTTTTCTTTTCGATATTCATACCCCGCTATAATCATTCTTGCTACCCAGAAAAACAAAATCTCTGGAGCTGTAACCAAATCATTCGTCGGATAGTAATACTTAATTTCTTCATTATCCGGTTCCAGTATTCCATTAAATACACTCATTGGCCATAACCATGAAGAGAACCAAGTATCTAATGCATCAGGATCCTGAGTTAAGTCTGCATCTGACAAATCATTATTTCCTGATTTTTCTTTTGCCAACTTTAACGCTTCCTCTCTGGTTTCTGCTACTACAAAATCCTCTTTCCCTGTTCCGAAGTAATATGCAGGAATCTGATGTCCCCACCACAATTGTCTCGAAATATTCCAATCCCGCACATTCTCCATCCAGTAACGATATGTATTGACGAACTTCTCAGGAACCAGGTTTACCTCTTTATCCAATACTGCAGTAAGTGCTGGTGCTGCCAGATCTTTCATTTTTAAGAACCACTGATCACTTAACTTAGGTTCGATTACTGCCTTGGTACGCTCACTTGTCCCTACTTTATTAAGGTGTGTTTCTACTTTTTCCAGTGCTCCGATTGCTTCCAGCTCCTTTACAATCTCTTTGCGAACTACAAAACGATCTTTTCCTTCATAATGCAGTCCATTCGCATTGAGTGTCGCATCATCATTAAAAATATCGATCACTTCTAACTGATGCTTATCTCCCAGTACCTTATCATTCTGATCATGAGCAGGAGTCACTTTCAGACACCCTGTACCAAACTCCATATCTACATATTCATCTTCTATAACAGGAATTGCTCTTCCTACAACTGGAATAATCGCCTTCTTTCCTTTTAGGTGTGCAAATCGCTCATCGTTAGGATTGATACATATAGCTGTATCTCCCATAATAGTCTCTGGACGAGTAGTCGCAATTGTCAACGTTTCTTCACTCCCTTCCAGCTTGTATTTCAAATAATATAAATTCCCTTGTTTTTCTTCATAAATCACTTCTTCATCCGACAAGGTGGTCTTGGCCTGTGGATCCCAATTCACCATTCGATATCCTCTATAAATCAATCCTTTATTATATAAGTCTACAAAAACTTTTATAACAGAAGCGGATAAATTATCATCCATAGTAAAAGCCGTTCGCTCCCAATCACATGAAGCTCCCAGTTTTTTTAGCTGTTCTAATATAATTCCTCCATGTTTATGCGTCCACTCCCAGGCATGTTTCAAGAATTCTTCTCTGGTCAGGTCGCTTTTATTAATTCCTTCTTCTTTCAGCTTAGCTACCACTTTTGCTTCTGTAGCAATAGAAGCATGATCAGTCCCCGGAACCCAGCACGCATTATATCCTTTCAGACGTGCACGCCTGATAAGAACATCCTGAATTGTATTATTAAGCATATGCCCCATATGTAGCACTCCCGTGACATTCGGAGGAGGAATGACTATCGTATACGCCTCTCTATCATCAACTTCTGAATGAAAATAATTATTTTCCATCCAATAGTTATACCATTTATCTTCTACTGATTTTGAGTCATATTTGCCTGATGAAGCCATACTTTGGTCTGATTTTTGATTTTTAAAGTGCAAAAGTAATTATTATAAACGACAACAGGAAAGCCTTTTTAGGTTTTGAAGTTGCATAAAAAGTAACTACATTTACAAACAATAAAAACCTACACTATGAAAAATATAATGATGATTTTATTTGTTGCTTTATTAGGTACAACAATAAATGCACAAGAAGCCAAAGCGCAAATAAAATTCAAAACAGATGTTATCGATTATGGTGAAATAGAAGCTGGAAGCGATGGTATTCGCGAATTTGAATTCACAAATACAGGAAGCGCTCCTCTTATTATCTCCAGAGTATACTCTAGTTGTGGTTGTACTATTCCTGAAAAACCAAAGGACCCTATCGCTCCTGGAGACAATGGTGTCATCAAAGTAAAATACGACACAAAAAGAGTAGGTCCTATCAGAAAGACTATTACGGTTTATTCTAATGCAGAAGAATCCACAAAAGCTATAAAAATAAAAGGAACTGTACTCGCTAAGAAATAAAATTATTTTTAAGAAAACATAAAGAAGAGAAGAACCTATCAGTTCTTATAAAAAAAGCACCGATAAAATCGGTGCTTTTTTTTATTGCTATATTACTTTTTTAAGACGAAATGTATATGTCAGCTCCACTCCTAATCGTTCTATTCTTAACCGAATTTTCTTCCCTTCTTTGGAATAAAACAGATCATTAAGGTCCGATAACTTATACTCATCTGCATTTTTACCGTTAATCGCCAGTAAGACATCCCCCTTCTTCAAACCAACTGCTGCTGCCGAAGAACCTTTCCGCACATCAACCACTTCATATTGTTTTGCCAGGCTATAATGAAAATTAGATTTGTATTCTGTAAAACTCACCATATCTCCTTCTTCTTTTCCACCTCTTGTTTCAAAGCTAAAAGAAACCGCCGATTTAGAATTTCTCAGCTGTTTTTGTACCCGAACACCTGTATGCTGTATCGTCAGGCCACTCATATTATAGTAAAATGGTCTTTTGAAATACTTATTCTTTTTGAACCTGATTTTCTTATCCGGGTAATTAACAACAACATTAAATCTTTTCAACACACCTCCCCCCAGAGACCCCTGTCTTCTAAGTTTAGAAACTCCCCGAATATATAAGGAATCAGGAAAAGATGTCGTTACATTTTTAATTTTAAAATCCCCGATACGCAATCCTTCTACCTTTGTTTTCTTTCCATAGATATCTCCGTTAAACCCTTTTCCCAGGAAATCAACAAAAGAATTTTGAGGAATTCTGATGTTTTTTTTTGCATTCTCAAACAACCAAAGCGCAGAGCCCGAACCGGAATCCATCAATAAATTAAGATCCACCAGTCCCGTCGATGATTCATATCGTGCTTTGACATATGGTCGTTTACCATTATTAAAGTCCAAAACAGTATCATAGCATTTTTTACACTTTTTATATGTATAGGACTCCGGATTGTATACTTTCAATATTTTTGAGGCATAATTAACCTCTATCACAAAATTTTTAAAAAAGTCATACCCTATAATACCATGCACAGGAAACCCCATTCTAGAAGACAAATCAATACTATCATCAAACACCATATAAACCGTATGATTTCGACTTAGAGAATTCCCTATTTTTAATTGATTATTCACCGATTTGATCCCTTCCAGAGCATCTCCCCCTCCCAATCCTCTAAGTTTAATTTTAGAAATATTTTTCAGTTCTAAATATTTTTTGTTTTCCAGACTAAAAATAATAGTCGTTCCTACTCCTGTATCCAATACAAAAGATAATTTCTCTCCATTTAGCTCTACAGGAATCACAATCAAATTATTAGCAAGTTCAAATTTTATCTTGTCTTTTGTTAACTCCGAATCAAGCAAAAAACCTCTTTGTGAAAAAAGGAGAGATGTAAAAAAGAAAAAAAGAGTCAGTAATTTATAGGTCAAAAATTGATAATTTTCTTTGGGCATCGTATTCATTACAATGAATATAATAATTTACTTCAATTTTTAGCACAATAGTGCGCTATTTTTTAAAAATTTTAAGAAATTAGCGGCTATTTATTTTTAGATAAGACCAATGCCAATAGTATCGAGTAAAGGAAAAGCAATGCCGGAGTCGCCAATTCGAAAATTGGTTCCTTTTGCCGAAAAGGCAGAAAAAGAAGGCAAGCATATTTTTAGGTTGAACATCGGACAACCAGACATTAAAACCCCCATAGAAGCATTAAACGCTGTACGAAATCATACAGTAGAGGTTCTTAGCTATAGTCATTCGGCCGGGTTTAGAAGTTTCAGAGAAAAACTGGCTGCTTATTACTCCAAACACCAGATCGCGATCACTGCTGATAATGTACTGATCACAACAGGAGGAAGTGAAGCCCTTATATTTACTATGGGAAGTATTACTGATCCCGGAGATGAAATCATTGTCCCCGAACCTTTTTATGCTAATTACTACAGCTTTTCTACGCAGTCCTCTGTAACAGTAGTTCCTGTTATTTCCTCTTTAGAGAATGGGTTTAACCTTCCTGATATAGAAGAATTCGAAAAGTTAATTACTCCAAAAACAAAAGCAATCTTAATCTGTAATCCCGGAAATCCAACAGGATACCTATACAGTAAAGAAGAAATCAAAAAATTAGCAGACTTAGCCATAAAGTACGATCTGTTTTTGATCTCCGATGAAGTATACAGGGAATTTGTATATGACGATTCTAAACACTACTCTATATTACAAGACAATCGACTAGCGCAACATGCAATTGTAGTCGATTCCGTTTCCAAAAGATACAGTATGTGCGGAGCTAGAATCGGCTGCCTAATCAGTAAAAACAAAGATGTAATTGACACGGCTATGAAGTTTGCTCAGGCACGATTAAGCCCTCCGACATTTGCGCAAATAGCAAGTGAGGCCGCACTGGATGCCCCAGCGTCTTATTACACGGAAACCATTGCAAAATACAAAGCGAGAAGAGATACTCTTGTAGAAGGATTGCAAAACATTCCCGGGGTTAAGGTAAGTATTCCTGACGGTGCCTTCTATTGCATTGCAGAATTACCTGTAGAAGATGCTGAACATTTCTCTAAATGGCTATTAGATAAATTCCATGTTGACAACCAAACTGTTATGCTCGCTCCAGCTGCCGGGTTTTATTCCAGTAGAGACAAGGGGAAAAACCAGGTACGAATAGCCTATGTACTCAACAGAAGAGACTTATCACAAGCTACCAAAATATTACAGTTAGCTTTAGAAAAATATCAAAATGATGAATATAGAATACAAGAAGTCCCTCAAAAAGTATAATACTTTTGGCATCGACGTTACAGCTTCTGAATTCATCTCAATACAATCAGAAGGAGAACTCATCGAAGTACTTAAGCTACAAAAACCATTTTTTGTCTTAAGTGGAGGCAGTAATATGTTACTTACAAAAAATATTGAAGCCCTGGTTATTCACATGAACAATAAGGGTATTTCTGTAGAAAACACTTCTGACACTAGTGTACAAATTAAAGCCATGGCAGGAGAGAACTGGCATGATTTTGTACAGTATTGCGTAACCAACGATTATGGAGGATTGGAAAACCTTTCCTTAATCCCCGGTTGTGTAGGGAGTGCTCCTATTCAGAATATAGGTGCTTATGGAGTAGAACTCAAAGATTCATTTATACGCTGTTCCGCTATTCATATCAAAACAAGAGAAAAACGTATATTCACTAAAGAAGAATGTATGTTCGGATACCGAAATTCCATTTTCAAAAACGATATAAAAGGACAGTATATTATCACTAGTGTTACCTTTGAACTAACCCACAAAACCCATACGATAAATACTAGTTACGGCGCCATCGAAAAAGAACTGTCAAAAAATGAGATCGAGCAGCCCACAATTAGAGATATCGCCAATGCCGTTATCGCTATTCGCAAAAGCAAGCTTCCGGACCCAAAAGAAATTGGGAACAGCGGCAGTTTCTTTAAAAACCCTGTTATCCCAACCAAACTTTTTACAGAGATCAAAGCACAATATCCTGAAATCCCATCCTACCCTGTTGATGATCAAACCACCAAAGTTCCTGCTGGATGGCTTATAGAACAATGTGGTTTTAAAGGCAAGCGATGGGGAGATGCCGGAATTCATAAAAATCAGGCACTGGTATTGGTCAACTACGGAAACGCTACTGGAAAAGAAATAGTAGAAATTTCCCGCTCCATTCAAAAAGAAGTAGCTGACAAGTTTAATATCGTCCTGGAAACAGAAGTCAATATTATATAAATCAGCTCCACTTTCTGTGTTTAAAATTGTATCCCTGAAAGCGTTAATTTCAGTCGTGATATAGAACATCGTACATATTCTTTGTATCTTTGCACTTATTGTTATTATTTTATTAAATGAAATTACTTTTTCTTACCATTGGGATCTTACTAATTGCCTTTGCTGGAATTGCTATAAAAATCTGGGCTAAAAAAGATGGGAAATTTGCAGGAACATGCGCTAGTCAAAGCCCGTTTTTAAACAAAGAAGGAGAATCCTGTTCTTTATGTGGTAAAACTCCGGATCAATACGCCTCTTGTGATGATGCTGGTCACAGCAAATAATCCGCAAAAAATATTTCTGAAACACAGATCATTGAAAAAAGAATCCTTAACACTGTTAGATCACATACAAAAAGCCAAAGAAGGAAAACAAACATCTTTTAATTATTTGTTGGATACTTTTTGGAACGATGTATACAATTTCCAGTTACAACGAGTAAGGAATGAATACGAAGCAGAAGATATCTCTATCCAGAGTTTCTCCAGAGCTTTTGATAAAATTCACACTTTTAAAGAGGAGTATAGTTTTAAAACCTGGTTAATTCAGATTAGCAAGAACATTCATATTGATTTGCTTCGCAAAAAAAATGCCTCCATTCAGACCAAAACAACGAATGAAGTAGGAGAAGCAGTCTATAAAATTGCGGATGACACCCCTACCCCTGAAGATAAATTAATCACAGAACAAAACCTGGCACAACTACTACTATACATCAAACAACTAAAACCTCATTACCAACAAGTTATTAATTTGCGCTATTTTCAGGAGCTGAGCTACAAAGAGATTTCAAGCACATTAAATGAACCGATTAACAATGTTAAGGTAAAACTTCTCAGAGCAAGAAAGTTATTGGCAGAAATCATTAAATCTCCAAAAAAATAACCCTTCCCTGCTACTCTTTTTATCAGTCACTTATTAACATACTCCAGATCACAAAACATCGCAATATCAAATTCTTACATATTAAGAATCATTATAAAAAAAAGAAAAAAACAGATAAAAAAGCGATGGATGACCAATAGCACTCTATAAATCCATGCGATCTTTGTATTTTTGTAAAAAATAATTGCTTATATGAATACAGCTGTTACTTCAGTGAAACCACCTAAAGGAAAACCTAAATGGCTACGTGTTAAACTTCCTACAGGAAAGAAATACACAGAGCTCCGTGGTTTGGTGGACAAATACAAGCTTCACACCATCTGTACTTCCGGTAGTTGCCCGAATATGGGAGAGTGCTGGAGTGAAGGGACAGCCACATTCATGATCCTGGGAAATATATGTACTCGTTCCTGTGGTTTTTGCGGAGTAAAAACCGGAAGACCTGAAACTGTTGATTGGGAAGAACCGGAAAAAGTAGCCCGATCTATAAAGCTGATGAATATCAAACATGCAGTGATTACCTCTGTAGACAGAGATGATCTTGCTGATGGAGGATCCATTATCTGGGCAGAAACAATTCAGGCAATCCGAAGAATGAATCCCAATACAACATTAGAGACATTAATCCCGGATTTTCAAGGAAAACACAAAAACATAAATCGAATTATTGCTGTAAAACCCGAAGTTGTTTCTCATAATATGGAAACCGTAAAACGACTTACCAGAGAGGTTCGAATACAAGCAAAATACGAACAAAGTTTAGCAGTTTTAAAATACTTAAAAGATAGCGGAATCAACAGAACCAAGAGTGGAATCATGCTTGGATTAGGAGAGAAAGAAGAAGAAGTTATCCAAACATTAGAAGACTTAAGGGCTGTGAACCTGGATATTGTTACTATTGGTCAGTATTTACAACCTAGTAAAAAACACCTTCCTGTTAAGCAATTCATTACACCAGATCAGTTTAAGAAATACGAAGAAATTGGATTAAAAATGGGGTTCAGACATGTAGAAAGCAGCGCCTTGGTTCGCTCATCTTACAGAGCACAAAAGCACCTGACATAATTCTTTTTCGAAAAAAAAATCACATCGCGATACCATGAGTACTTCCATACGAATTGCAATTAATGGATTCGGTAGAATTGGTAGAAATTTATTCCGACTTCTTTTAGACCACCCTACTATTCAGGTAGTAGCCATTAATGACTTAGCCGACACTAAAACACTTAGTCACCTATTAAAATACGATAGTATTCACGGTATCTTACCCGGCACTATATCGCATACAGAAAATACTATTGTAGTAAATGACCATGCTTTTCCTTTATTAAACGAAAAAGAACCAGCTTCCTGTAACTGGAAGCAATACGATGTTGATATTGTCATCGAAGCCACAGGGAAGTTCAAAAACAAGCAACAAG contains:
- the ftsH gene encoding ATP-dependent zinc metalloprotease FtsH, with the protein product MAKESKKLEPNKKPKFNAYWIYAIIIVGFLALNFLGSNGWGAAPKTTPSDFQKYLSNGEVERVVILNRREAKVFLTNEAKAQEKHTKKRSKSLLSSGLNEPDYQFEFGDLQNFENEIQRIKTENGLSTQVIYDTESNVWGDILVTLLPFALIIGVWVFIMRRMSGGAGGGAGGQIFNIGKSKAKLFDQNTDVKVSFENVAGLEGAKEEVQEIVDFLKNPEKYTSLGGKIPKGALLVGPPGTGKTLLAKAVAGEAKVPFFSLSGSDFVEMFVGVGASRVRDLFKQAKEKSPAIIFIDEIDAIGRARGKSNFSGSNDERENTLNQLLTEMDGFGTNTNVIVIAATNRADVLDKALMRAGRFDRQIFVDLPDIRERKEIFEVHLKPLKKVENELDTDFMAKQTPGFSGADIANVCNEAALIAARKGNTAVGKQDFLDAVDRIVGGLEKKNKIITPEEKKAIAFHEAGHATVSWMLEHAAPLVKVTIVPRGQSLGAAWYLPEERLIVRPGQMLDEMCATLGGRAAEKVIFNKISTGALSDLEKVTKQARAMVTIYGLNDKIGNITYYDSSGQNEYGFTKPYSEQTSELIDKEISNIIEEQYQRAIKLLEEHKDKLTELAEVLLEKEVIFKDNLEEIFGKRPFEKEKEETTEDPS
- a CDS encoding LUD domain-containing protein, producing the protein MSLFRRLFSSKSKSDQKKKDQQIDDRSKYMPEIDLPVDESFMLNFRKNGGKFLYCDNENEILDSFDNILLENDWYEKKVFCIEKGLEQKFSGYNLEFTKNTSSSFFLATCEYLIADTGAILFSSNQLGEKKITELPDNFVILAGTSQLVQNIGEGLKGIKEKNKNAIPTNITTIKNFETQKEKDFLSYGSTSKNLYLLLLEDL
- a CDS encoding phosphatidate cytidylyltransferase, producing MKEIITRSLSGFLYILILLLSIFISRYTFIGVFFIFGILSLYEFQKLIRYNKIWLYFLFAFLMLLFNSITLPDYVVLTILLLTIATEILLIRDLISIRIIPMFEKKKYLTSIFYLITSIIFLTQIPIYNNKYEPMIMAGSFFLIWTNDTFAYLVGKNFGKHKLLERISPKKTIEGFIGGLVFSLLAGYLIATFTETLSTGIWLIISVIMSIFGSLGDLIQSKFKRQAGVKDSGAIMPGHGGMFDRLDSIIFASPFLYLFLQILNYVS
- a CDS encoding phosphatidylserine decarboxylase family protein, whose translation is MFHKEGYKIISISIVLFLGINLASYVALQIREWQVAILIVTLIFLFLILQFFRNPKRTTKVNDLSVVSPVDGKVVVIEEVFEKEYFQEKRLQVSVFMSPINVHVTRHPINGDVLFSKYHPGKYLVAWHPKASEENERTTVVVKNDHIDVLYRQIAGALAKRIVNYAVEGEKVTQGSDSGFIKFGSRVDLYLPIGTKLNVSLNEKVRGGESIIASL
- a CDS encoding acyl-CoA-binding protein yields the protein MTEEEKIDIEFKEAFRRASNTKIQLPPDIMLHFYAYYKQASLSQGMGMHSPSGNSELRNAFKLNALFQVKHLSVKEAKLKYIELVNKYIID